A single region of the Bifidobacterium asteroides DSM 20089 genome encodes:
- a CDS encoding VOC family protein, translated as MRPMSDYAKDLQHSGMVARDLDETIDFYTDKLGFELVGIYPNEENRCAFLRLGHLTIETWEGEPAPMRTGAINHWALDTPDIDAAYEHALEMGLTIREKAIQSIPTFWQQGIRYFNVIGPNQETIEFCQIL; from the coding sequence ATGAGACCAATGTCGGACTATGCCAAGGACCTGCAGCACTCGGGCATGGTCGCCCGTGATCTGGACGAGACCATCGACTTCTACACCGACAAACTCGGGTTCGAGTTGGTCGGCATCTACCCCAACGAAGAGAATCGATGCGCCTTTCTGCGCCTGGGACATTTGACCATCGAGACCTGGGAGGGCGAGCCTGCGCCCATGCGCACCGGGGCCATCAACCACTGGGCACTGGATACGCCAGACATCGATGCTGCTTACGAGCATGCCCTGGAGATGGGGTTGACCATCAGAGAGAAGGCCATCCAGTCCATTCCCACTTTCTGGCAGCAGGGAATCCGCTACTTCAACGTTATCGGCCCCAACCAGGAGACCATCGAGTTCTGCCAGATTCTCTGA